Genomic segment of Anaerosporomusa subterranea:
CGTGTGCATCTTTAATACTGTCCATTTTATTCACTGCAAGAATGACTGGCTTTTTCGCATGACGTAAAATCGAGGCAATTTCTTCGTCAGCAAAGGTTACACCAGCCTTACCGTCAGTGACGAAAAGTATGACATCAGCTTCGTCAATAGCCAAGTTCGCTTGATAGCGTATTTGGGTCAGGATGTGATCAGTGCTGTCGATTTCAATGCCACCAGTATCAATCATGGTAAACTCATGGTTTAACCATTCAGCATCCCAATACAGTCGGTCGCGAGTAACTCCTGGCATGTCATCAACAATTGATACCCTTTTTTTTGCGATTCGGTTAAATAACGTGGATTTGCCCACATTGGGGCGTCCGACAATGGCCACGATTGGTTTCATATTGCACCACCTGTATTCTTCGATTCTTCTCCGTCGCTGCGGTTACTTTGTTAGAGCGTGTTTTACCAAAACACGCTACCCATAGAAAGGAGGCTGTTAGAAAATATCCAGATGTTGTTGCCTATGCGACTACAAAACATCGCTGTGGTACATAAGCATAGTAGCATCACTAGGAACAGCGAGGCTTGCACCGTGCCGTGTACAAAAGGTACGCAAGCAAGCAAACGTAGCCGTGAATGCGCAACTCTTGGCGCTTCAGCGACTTAGAGTTGGCGGCATGCCCCTTGCAGGTACAACGCAGATGGGCGTTTTGTAACAGCCTCTATTAGTATTACCGCCAGTCAGCTAAACATTGCTTTAGATCAGCGGCAAAATGAGCGGCTCGCACTGGCGAGCCAAGCTGGCGTTCAAACTCCTCTAGTGTCATATCATCAAGAAAGATATTTTCTCCTTTACGCAAGGCAATGCCGGGGATAATGACTCCATCGCCGGGTTTATCGCTGGCCTGAAGTGCAGCCAAAATATCACTCCCTGTCAACAGCCCGGTTACAGTAATTGATGGGCCAAAGAATTTGTTCTCAACCGGCAGCAACCGTACAGTCAGATTCGGCACGGTCCAGTCGGCGAGCAGCGGACCGATAATTTTGGCAGCTGAGACTCCGCAGACGACATCAATGCATAGCGGCTGATCATAGCTGGCTGTCAGTTCGGTCTTCTCCCATTCATCAAGAAAGCAACGGACTAGGCCAACCCCATTTTCAAGCTGGGGAAAGTCAGCATAGAGATCATAGGCAGGCACTGTTCGTCCAGCTGCCAGATAAAATTCATCAGCCAAGTAGACGAAACTCTCGCCTGTTTCTTCACGACAGGCTGCTTGCCAATTCTCTACCTGATTGATGACTGCGGCGGCGCCGTCGGCGGTAAAGCCGGACAGTGAGTGACAGTCCTGGCGATAGCGGGTCAGACCGACCGGAACAATGGCCAGGGACAGCACACTCGGCGAGAGGGCATACAGATCGCGGAAGCTTTTTTCTAGCACCGCCCCATCATTAATTCCCGGACACAAGACGATCTGGGCATGCAGTTCAGTGCCAAAACTGACTAACTCATTAATTTGCTTCATGATTTGACTGGCGCGCTTGTTGTTGAGCATCGAAGCGCGAACTTCGCCGTCAGTTGCGTGCACAGACACATACAGAGGTGATAAATGCAGCCGCCTGATCCGATCCAGATCGCGCGGTCCTAAATTGGTCAGTGTGACAAAGTTGCCATATAAAAAGGAAAGACGATAGTCATCATCTTTTACGTACAGACTCTGACGCATGCCGGCTGGCATCTGGTCGACAAAACAGAATATGCAACGATTGGCGCAGCATCGAACCTGGTCAAACACAGCGCTTTCAAATTCGATGCCCAGGTCGTCATGACGGCCTTTTCTCACTTGATGCGTCTCTTTGGTGCCATCTAACTTTTCAACAGCTAATGTAAAACGGCTGTCAGCAACAGCAAAG
This window contains:
- a CDS encoding DUF512 domain-containing protein; protein product: MNFLLKQGIIATVRPGSLAARLGLTAGDRLLSVNGQSPEDLIDLSFAVADSRFTLAVEKLDGTKETHQVRKGRHDDLGIEFESAVFDQVRCCANRCIFCFVDQMPAGMRQSLYVKDDDYRLSFLYGNFVTLTNLGPRDLDRIRRLHLSPLYVSVHATDGEVRASMLNNKRASQIMKQINELVSFGTELHAQIVLCPGINDGAVLEKSFRDLYALSPSVLSLAIVPVGLTRYRQDCHSLSGFTADGAAAVINQVENWQAACREETGESFVYLADEFYLAAGRTVPAYDLYADFPQLENGVGLVRCFLDEWEKTELTASYDQPLCIDVVCGVSAAKIIGPLLADWTVPNLTVRLLPVENKFFGPSITVTGLLTGSDILAALQASDKPGDGVIIPGIALRKGENIFLDDMTLEEFERQLGSPVRAAHFAADLKQCLADWR